The following proteins are encoded in a genomic region of Micrococcaceae bacterium Sec5.8:
- a CDS encoding helix-turn-helix transcriptional regulator, with amino-acid sequence MPRITQPHDEAWSNDVEAAVATFGNRSRNEILRYLSAHGPATRGDIVAAVSAGEPSVAKHLLALEETGAIAVDLEPGRRHGRSPRYSANPARIKELLSAHLQYLLED; translated from the coding sequence ATGCCCAGGATCACGCAGCCTCACGACGAAGCCTGGTCGAACGACGTCGAGGCCGCTGTCGCGACATTTGGCAATAGATCACGGAACGAGATCCTCCGCTACCTCTCCGCGCACGGTCCGGCGACCCGCGGTGACATCGTGGCAGCAGTAAGCGCCGGCGAGCCGAGCGTAGCCAAGCACTTGCTTGCACTTGAGGAGACCGGCGCCATCGCGGTGGACCTTGAGCCGGGCCGGCGCCATGGCCGCTCGCCGCGCTATTCAGCCAACCCCGCGCGGATCAAGGAGTTGTTGTCGGCTCATCTTCAGTATCTCCTGGAGGATTAG
- the gltB gene encoding glutamate synthase large subunit, giving the protein MTQTLHSPSWSEPQPAATSPFQRFAALPEAAGLYNPEQEKDACGLAIIATLRGEPGYDIVDAALTALRNLEHRGAVGADEGTGDGAGLLMQVPYEFFRAITDFELPAPGQYVVGTAFLPAEQRESDAAKAGIESLAADEGMTVLGWREVPIVADLVGAMARACMPYFSQPFFASSTGEVLERNELDSRAWRIRKRAQNKYGVYFPSLSSRTIVYKGMLTTAQLEPFYPDLSDKRFKTKLAIVHSRFSTNTFPSWPLAQPFRTIAHNGEINTVKGNRNWMRARQSQLANPLLGDSPEELYPICTPGASDSASFDEVAELLWLSGRPITHSIMMMIPEAWENHATMDPARRAFYEYHSMLMEPWDGPAAVSFTDGNLVGATLDRNGLRPGRYWITEDGLVIFASEVGVIDVEPSKVVKKGRVSPGKMFLVDTDAGRIISDAEVKAEVAAANPWADWVKENLIDLKNLPEREHVLHTAASVNIRQRTFGYTTEELKILLGPMARTGAEPLGAMGSDTPVAVLSKRPRLLFDYFVQSFAQVTNPPLDAIREELVTSLTCAIGPNGNLLDTKQVRKPQVALPFPVINNDQLAKIANIETVAGDRVAMKVRGLYRPEGGENALRARLTEICEQVSGAINRGVQYVVLSDRDSNAQWAPIPSLLLVSAVHHHLLRSANRTKTALVVEAGDVRETHHVAVLIGYGASAVNPYLAMESVEQLISTGDVTGVTTQDGVYNLIKGLGKGVLKIMSKMGISTVASYTGAQTFEALGLGQDLVDEYFSGTHSQLGGVGLDVIAAEVAARHRMAYPENGIEQPHQALMGGGEYQWRRDGEPHLFNPETVFRLQHATRERRYDIFKAYTRGVDDQSQNLMTLRGLLKFKDGLRPAIALEDVEPVSSIVKRFSTGAMSYGSISQEAHETLAIAMNRLGGKSNTGEGGEDVDRLLDPTRRSAVKQIASGRFGVTSLYLTNADDIQIKMAQGAKPGEGGQLMAQKVYPWVARTRHSTPGVGLISPPPHHDIYSIEDLAQLIYDAKRANPSARVHVKLVSEVGIGTVAAGVTKAKADVVLVSGHDGGTGASPLNSLKHAGVPWELGLAETQQTLMLNGLRDRVVVQVDGQLKTGRDVVIAALLGGEEFGFATAPLVVSGCIMMRVCHLDTCPVGVATQNPELRSRFTGKPEFVVNFFEFLAEEVREILAGLGFSTIEEAIGHAEMLDTREAINHWKAEGLDLDPILHGLEFDDDAPLRNLTGQNHELDKHFDQRLIAMAAEALSDRVPVKIAVDVINTDRSVGTMLGHVVTKTFSTDVLAADTIDITLTGTAGQSLGAFLPAGITLRMFGDSNDYVGKGLSGGRIIVRPDRTNVFPAERNVIAGNVIGYGATSGEMYLRGQVGERFMVRNSGATAVVEGIGDHGCEYMTGGQALIIGRTGRNFGAGMSGGTAYVLDLKSERVNKQALEAGELQLHDLDAEDRDIVHGLLLKHSEETESLLAARLLENFDDTAARITKVLPRDYAAVLQTRLDAIEEGLDPDGEEVWSRILEVTGG; this is encoded by the coding sequence ATGACCCAAACCCTGCACAGCCCCAGTTGGTCCGAGCCCCAGCCGGCCGCCACGTCACCGTTCCAGCGCTTCGCGGCGCTGCCCGAAGCGGCCGGGCTCTACAACCCGGAGCAGGAAAAGGACGCCTGCGGCCTGGCCATCATCGCGACCTTGCGGGGTGAGCCCGGTTACGACATCGTCGACGCCGCCCTGACCGCCCTGCGCAACCTCGAACACCGCGGCGCCGTAGGCGCCGACGAAGGCACCGGCGACGGCGCCGGTCTGCTCATGCAGGTACCGTACGAGTTTTTCCGGGCCATCACCGACTTCGAGCTCCCCGCTCCCGGCCAGTACGTGGTGGGCACGGCCTTCCTCCCGGCCGAACAGCGTGAATCCGACGCCGCCAAGGCCGGCATCGAAAGCCTCGCCGCGGACGAAGGCATGACCGTCCTCGGCTGGCGTGAAGTGCCGATCGTCGCCGACCTGGTCGGGGCCATGGCGCGGGCCTGCATGCCCTACTTCTCCCAGCCGTTCTTCGCGTCCAGCACCGGGGAAGTGCTGGAGCGCAACGAACTCGACTCACGCGCCTGGCGGATCCGGAAACGGGCGCAAAACAAGTACGGGGTCTACTTCCCGTCGCTGTCCTCCCGGACCATTGTCTATAAGGGCATGCTCACCACCGCCCAGCTCGAACCGTTTTACCCGGACCTCTCCGACAAGCGCTTCAAAACCAAACTCGCGATTGTCCACTCGCGCTTCTCCACCAACACCTTCCCCTCCTGGCCGCTGGCGCAGCCCTTCCGGACCATCGCGCACAACGGCGAAATTAACACGGTCAAGGGAAACCGCAACTGGATGCGTGCCCGCCAGTCGCAGCTGGCCAATCCGCTGCTCGGGGATTCACCCGAGGAGCTCTACCCGATCTGTACCCCGGGTGCCTCCGACTCGGCCTCCTTCGACGAGGTAGCCGAACTGCTCTGGCTGTCCGGCCGGCCCATCACGCACTCGATCATGATGATGATTCCCGAAGCGTGGGAGAACCACGCCACGATGGACCCGGCACGGCGGGCGTTCTACGAGTATCACTCGATGCTGATGGAACCGTGGGACGGCCCAGCGGCCGTTTCCTTCACCGACGGCAACCTCGTCGGCGCCACCCTCGACCGCAACGGCCTGCGCCCTGGCCGTTACTGGATCACCGAGGACGGCCTCGTCATCTTCGCCTCCGAGGTGGGCGTGATCGACGTCGAGCCCTCCAAGGTAGTGAAGAAGGGCAGGGTCTCACCCGGCAAGATGTTCCTGGTGGACACCGACGCCGGCCGGATCATCAGCGACGCCGAGGTCAAGGCGGAGGTCGCGGCGGCAAACCCGTGGGCCGACTGGGTCAAGGAGAACCTGATCGACCTCAAGAACCTGCCCGAGCGCGAGCACGTGCTGCACACCGCGGCCTCGGTCAACATCCGCCAGCGCACCTTTGGCTACACCACCGAGGAACTGAAGATCCTGCTGGGCCCCATGGCCCGGACCGGCGCTGAGCCGCTCGGCGCCATGGGGTCCGACACTCCCGTGGCCGTGCTGTCCAAGAGGCCGCGGCTGTTGTTCGATTACTTCGTGCAGTCCTTCGCGCAGGTCACCAACCCGCCGCTGGACGCCATCCGCGAGGAACTCGTTACATCGCTGACCTGTGCCATCGGGCCCAACGGCAATCTCCTGGACACCAAGCAGGTCCGCAAGCCACAGGTTGCCCTGCCGTTCCCCGTGATCAACAACGACCAGCTCGCCAAGATCGCCAACATCGAGACCGTCGCCGGCGACAGGGTCGCCATGAAGGTGCGCGGGCTGTACCGCCCCGAAGGCGGCGAGAATGCGCTGCGCGCCCGGCTGACCGAAATCTGCGAGCAGGTCTCCGGTGCCATCAACCGCGGCGTCCAGTACGTCGTTCTCTCAGACCGTGACTCCAACGCCCAGTGGGCCCCGATCCCATCCCTGTTGCTGGTCAGCGCCGTGCACCATCACCTGCTGCGCAGCGCCAACCGCACCAAGACCGCCCTCGTGGTCGAGGCCGGTGACGTCCGGGAGACGCACCACGTGGCCGTGCTGATCGGTTACGGCGCGTCCGCCGTGAACCCGTACCTGGCGATGGAATCGGTGGAACAATTGATCTCCACCGGCGACGTCACCGGAGTCACCACCCAGGACGGCGTCTACAACCTCATCAAGGGCCTGGGCAAGGGCGTCCTGAAAATCATGTCCAAGATGGGCATCTCCACCGTGGCTTCCTACACCGGAGCCCAAACGTTCGAGGCCCTCGGCCTCGGCCAGGACCTGGTGGACGAGTACTTCTCCGGGACGCACTCCCAGCTGGGCGGAGTAGGCCTGGACGTTATCGCCGCGGAGGTCGCGGCACGCCACCGGATGGCGTACCCCGAGAATGGCATCGAGCAACCCCACCAGGCCCTGATGGGCGGCGGCGAGTACCAGTGGCGCCGCGACGGCGAACCGCACCTGTTCAATCCGGAAACCGTGTTCCGGCTCCAGCACGCCACCCGTGAGCGCCGGTACGACATTTTCAAGGCCTACACCCGCGGCGTGGACGACCAGTCCCAGAACCTGATGACCCTGCGTGGTCTGCTGAAATTCAAGGACGGCCTGCGCCCGGCAATCGCGCTTGAGGACGTGGAGCCCGTCTCCAGCATCGTCAAGCGGTTCTCCACGGGCGCCATGAGCTACGGTTCCATCTCGCAGGAAGCCCACGAGACCCTTGCGATCGCCATGAACCGGCTGGGCGGCAAGTCCAACACGGGAGAGGGCGGCGAGGACGTGGACCGGCTGCTGGACCCGACGCGCCGCTCGGCAGTCAAGCAGATCGCGTCCGGCCGTTTCGGGGTGACCAGTCTGTACCTGACCAACGCCGATGACATCCAGATTAAGATGGCGCAGGGCGCGAAACCCGGCGAAGGCGGCCAGTTGATGGCGCAAAAGGTCTACCCCTGGGTGGCCCGGACCCGGCACTCGACGCCCGGCGTCGGACTCATCTCGCCGCCACCACACCACGACATCTACTCGATCGAGGACCTCGCGCAGCTGATCTACGACGCCAAGCGGGCCAACCCGTCGGCCCGGGTGCACGTCAAGTTGGTGTCCGAGGTGGGCATCGGCACCGTAGCCGCCGGCGTCACCAAGGCCAAGGCGGACGTCGTCCTGGTTTCCGGGCACGACGGCGGCACCGGCGCCTCGCCGCTGAACTCGCTCAAGCATGCCGGGGTCCCGTGGGAGCTGGGCCTCGCCGAGACGCAGCAGACCCTGATGCTCAACGGCCTGCGAGACCGTGTGGTGGTACAGGTGGACGGCCAGCTCAAGACCGGCCGCGACGTCGTGATCGCGGCGTTGCTCGGCGGTGAAGAGTTCGGTTTCGCCACCGCCCCGCTGGTGGTTTCCGGCTGCATCATGATGCGCGTCTGCCATCTGGACACCTGCCCCGTGGGCGTCGCGACGCAGAACCCCGAGCTGCGCTCCCGCTTCACCGGCAAGCCGGAATTTGTGGTGAACTTCTTCGAATTCCTTGCCGAGGAAGTCCGTGAGATCCTGGCCGGGCTCGGCTTCAGCACCATCGAGGAAGCGATCGGCCACGCCGAAATGCTCGACACCCGCGAAGCGATCAACCACTGGAAGGCCGAAGGGCTGGACCTGGACCCGATCCTGCACGGGCTCGAGTTCGACGACGACGCGCCGCTGCGCAACCTCACCGGACAGAACCATGAGCTGGACAAGCACTTCGACCAGCGCCTGATCGCGATGGCCGCAGAAGCTCTCAGCGACCGGGTTCCGGTCAAGATCGCCGTCGACGTCATCAACACGGACCGCTCTGTCGGCACCATGCTCGGCCACGTGGTCACCAAGACCTTCAGCACCGACGTGCTCGCCGCGGACACCATTGACATCACGCTGACCGGCACCGCCGGGCAGTCCCTCGGCGCGTTCCTGCCGGCCGGGATCACCCTCCGGATGTTCGGGGATTCCAACGACTACGTCGGCAAGGGCCTCTCCGGCGGCCGCATCATCGTCCGGCCGGACCGCACCAACGTGTTCCCGGCGGAACGGAACGTCATCGCCGGCAACGTGATCGGTTATGGCGCAACGAGCGGTGAAATGTACCTGCGTGGGCAGGTCGGCGAACGTTTCATGGTCCGCAACTCAGGGGCCACCGCGGTGGTCGAAGGGATCGGCGACCACGGCTGCGAGTACATGACCGGTGGCCAGGCCCTCATCATCGGGCGCACCGGCCGCAACTTCGGTGCCGGCATGTCCGGCGGTACCGCCTACGTCCTGGACCTGAAGAGCGAACGCGTCAATAAACAAGCCCTGGAAGCCGGTGAGTTGCAACTGCACGATCTGGATGCCGAGGACCGCGACATTGTTCACGGTCTGCTGCTCAAGCACTCCGAGGAGACTGAATCGCTGCTCGCGGCACGGCTGCTTGAGAATTTTGACGACACCGCAGCGCGCATCACGAAGGTGCTGCCGCGCGATTACGCAGCTGTCCTGCAAACCCGTCTGGACGCCATCGAAGAGGGCCTGGACCCCGATGGCGAAGAAGTTTGGTCTCGAATCCTGGAGGTGACCGGTGGCTGA
- a CDS encoding helix-turn-helix domain-containing protein — MNRTRSRIIRFLLRNGPSTCGQIGRELCASPSAIRRQLGLLTEAGLVQRSSTQFSASAEQVQLHAAALNASFQVTVMPP, encoded by the coding sequence ATGAACCGAACACGCAGCCGAATTATCCGCTTCCTGCTCAGGAACGGGCCCTCGACCTGTGGCCAGATCGGCAGGGAACTGTGCGCCTCGCCTTCGGCCATCCGCAGGCAACTCGGCCTGCTCACCGAAGCCGGGCTGGTGCAGCGCTCATCGACTCAGTTCAGTGCCTCAGCCGAGCAGGTGCAGCTCCACGCCGCGGCCCTCAATGCGAGTTTCCAGGTCACCGTCATGCCGCCGTGA
- a CDS encoding glutamate synthase subunit beta, with the protein MADPRGFLKVRQRETQPRRPVPVRIMDWKEVYEAQEKGVLKAQAGRCMDCGVPFCHQGCPLGNLIPEWNDLIWRDKGEEAMERLHATNNFPEFTGRLCPAPCEASCVLGINQPAVTIKQVEVSIVDQAFENGWVTPLPPARLSGKTVAVVGSGPAGLAVAQQLTRVGHTVAVYERDDKIGGLLRYGIPDFKMEKEHVDRRLEQMKSEGTRFRAGVAVGTDVTWEQLRRRYDAVVVATGATVPRDLPIPGRDLQGVHFAMDYLVPANRVAAGESVENQVNAAGKHVVILGGGDTGADCLGTAHRHQAASVTTLAIGKQPPAERDGHQPWPTFPTLFEVASAHEEGGERTYLASTVEFVGENGVLTGVKVAETEFVDGKRIPKSGTERVIPADLVFLSLGFTGPEPAGITEQVSAEFDGRGNVARDGYYMTNTEGIFVAGDAGRGQSLIVWAIAEGRACAAAVDKFLMGSTILPAPVAPTDRAMAVL; encoded by the coding sequence GTGGCTGATCCACGCGGATTTCTGAAAGTACGTCAGCGCGAAACCCAGCCCCGCCGTCCCGTTCCGGTGCGCATCATGGACTGGAAGGAGGTCTACGAGGCGCAGGAAAAGGGGGTCCTGAAAGCGCAGGCCGGCCGGTGCATGGATTGCGGTGTGCCGTTCTGCCACCAGGGCTGCCCGCTGGGCAACCTTATTCCGGAATGGAACGACCTCATCTGGCGGGACAAGGGCGAGGAAGCGATGGAGCGGCTGCACGCCACCAACAACTTCCCCGAGTTCACCGGCCGGCTCTGCCCGGCGCCGTGCGAGGCCTCCTGCGTGCTGGGAATCAACCAGCCGGCAGTGACCATCAAGCAGGTCGAAGTCTCGATCGTGGACCAGGCGTTTGAGAACGGCTGGGTCACCCCGCTGCCGCCGGCCCGCCTCAGCGGCAAGACAGTCGCCGTCGTGGGCTCCGGTCCCGCCGGACTGGCCGTCGCACAGCAGCTGACCCGGGTGGGCCACACCGTCGCCGTATACGAACGCGATGACAAAATCGGTGGCCTCCTGCGGTATGGGATCCCCGACTTCAAGATGGAAAAAGAGCACGTTGACCGCCGCCTGGAGCAGATGAAGTCCGAAGGAACCCGCTTCCGCGCCGGTGTCGCTGTCGGCACCGACGTGACCTGGGAGCAACTCCGCCGCCGTTACGACGCTGTCGTGGTGGCCACCGGCGCCACGGTCCCGCGGGACCTGCCGATCCCGGGACGCGACCTTCAGGGCGTGCACTTCGCGATGGACTACCTGGTTCCGGCAAACCGTGTGGCGGCGGGGGAGAGCGTCGAGAACCAGGTCAACGCCGCGGGCAAGCACGTGGTGATTCTTGGCGGCGGCGACACCGGCGCGGACTGCCTTGGCACCGCACACCGGCACCAGGCCGCGTCCGTCACCACCCTGGCGATCGGCAAGCAGCCCCCGGCGGAGCGCGACGGCCACCAGCCGTGGCCGACGTTCCCCACGTTGTTCGAGGTTGCCAGTGCGCACGAGGAAGGCGGCGAACGAACGTACCTCGCCTCCACCGTGGAGTTTGTCGGGGAAAATGGCGTACTGACCGGCGTGAAGGTGGCTGAAACCGAATTCGTGGACGGCAAACGCATCCCGAAATCCGGCACCGAACGGGTTATTCCGGCGGACCTGGTCTTCCTGTCCCTGGGCTTCACCGGCCCGGAGCCGGCAGGGATCACCGAGCAGGTCAGTGCCGAGTTCGACGGCCGCGGCAACGTGGCACGGGACGGTTACTACATGACCAACACCGAAGGCATCTTCGTGGCCGGAGACGCCGGCCGCGGCCAGTCGCTCATCGTGTGGGCCATCGCGGAGGGGCGTGCCTGCGCTGCCGCCGTGGACAAGTTCCTGATGGGCAGCACCATCCTGCCGGCGCCCGTGGCCCCGACCGACCGGGCCATGGCCGTTCTGTAA
- the pyk gene encoding pyruvate kinase — translation MRRAKIVATFGPAIASFENTLAVLEAGVDMARMNMSHGDYAVHDSTYENVRKAAGQLGKPVAIMADLQGPKIRLGRFVDGPHLLAVGDTFTITTEDVPGTKDICSTTLKSLTEDVNPGDALLIDDGKVALRAIDVDDVKVVAQVIVGGYVSNNKGINLPGVAVNVPALSEKDEDDLRWAMRRGVDMVALSFVRDASDIKRVHEIMDEEGRRVPVIAKIEKPQAVEQLPEIIDAFDAIMVARGDLGVELPLEEVPIVQKRAVELARRWAKPVIVATQVLESMIDNPRPTRAEASDCANAVLDGADAVMLSGETSVGKFPIETVKTMARIIESTEVHGLERVPPLGTKPKTRGGAITRAAVEIADQLDAKYICTFTQSGDSARRLSRLRPTRPVFAFTPVEHVWNQLALTWGIQPVLVPMVGHTDEMTAQVDRSLLNMDLVEDGDMVVIAAGSPPGKAGSTNMLKVHKVGDLADAGSHGGTEFTKDKVGPWPEKKKRNNKA, via the coding sequence ATGAGACGCGCTAAAATAGTGGCCACGTTCGGACCGGCAATCGCGAGCTTCGAGAACACACTCGCAGTGCTGGAAGCCGGCGTCGACATGGCCCGCATGAACATGAGCCACGGCGATTACGCCGTACACGACTCCACATACGAGAACGTCCGCAAGGCGGCCGGCCAGCTCGGCAAACCCGTGGCCATCATGGCGGACCTGCAGGGGCCGAAGATCCGCCTCGGCCGGTTCGTCGACGGACCGCACCTCCTGGCGGTGGGGGACACGTTCACCATCACCACCGAGGACGTCCCCGGCACCAAGGACATCTGCTCCACCACGCTCAAGAGCCTCACCGAGGACGTCAACCCCGGCGACGCGCTGCTGATCGACGACGGCAAGGTCGCACTCCGCGCGATCGACGTCGACGACGTCAAGGTGGTCGCCCAGGTGATCGTCGGAGGGTACGTATCAAACAACAAGGGCATCAACCTGCCCGGTGTTGCCGTCAACGTCCCGGCCCTGAGCGAAAAGGACGAGGACGATCTGCGCTGGGCGATGCGCCGCGGTGTGGACATGGTGGCCCTTTCTTTCGTTCGGGACGCATCGGACATCAAGCGCGTTCACGAAATCATGGACGAAGAAGGCCGCCGCGTACCGGTCATTGCCAAGATCGAGAAGCCGCAGGCTGTTGAGCAGCTCCCCGAGATCATCGACGCCTTCGACGCCATCATGGTGGCCCGTGGCGACCTCGGCGTGGAACTTCCCCTGGAAGAAGTGCCGATCGTGCAGAAGCGCGCCGTCGAACTGGCCCGCCGCTGGGCCAAGCCCGTCATCGTGGCAACCCAGGTGCTCGAATCCATGATCGACAACCCGCGCCCCACCCGCGCGGAGGCGTCCGACTGCGCCAACGCCGTGCTCGACGGCGCGGACGCTGTCATGCTCTCGGGCGAGACCAGCGTCGGCAAATTCCCGATCGAGACCGTTAAGACCATGGCCCGGATCATCGAATCCACCGAGGTCCACGGCCTGGAGCGTGTCCCGCCGCTGGGCACCAAGCCCAAGACCCGCGGTGGCGCCATCACCCGTGCCGCCGTCGAGATCGCTGATCAGCTGGATGCAAAGTACATCTGTACCTTCACCCAGTCCGGGGATTCCGCACGTCGCTTGTCGCGGTTGCGCCCCACCCGCCCGGTTTTCGCCTTCACCCCGGTGGAGCACGTGTGGAACCAGTTGGCGCTGACCTGGGGCATCCAGCCGGTCCTGGTCCCGATGGTGGGCCACACCGATGAGATGACCGCCCAGGTTGACCGCAGCCTGCTGAACATGGACCTCGTCGAGGATGGGGACATGGTGGTCATCGCCGCCGGTTCCCCTCCGGGAAAGGCCGGTTCCACGAACATGCTGAAGGTCCACAAGGTGGGCGACCTCGCCGACGCCGGCAGCCACGGCGGTACCGAGTTCACCAAGGACAAGGTGGGCCCCTGGCCGGAAAAGAAGAAGCGGAACAACAAGGCCTAA
- a CDS encoding site-specific integrase: protein MASIRKRTKKDGTTSFMVCWRDPANRQEQGITLPTESEAITLKRLLDANNQSFEIAQHAMLANQTKAPTVAAVIQEHIDLLVRPSVGTVHTYQTMLKLHIADVIGHIPVDKLDYRHLTYWMKTMQTKGRSAKTIKNNHGLIFSAMETAVRLGYRKDNPCRGVQLPSGEKAEDETRFLTHAEFGLILECMGERYKAFTEFLVMTGTRFGEATAVTVADVDLMSRPATMRINKAWKRGSESEYYIGATKTGAGKRTVSLNPHLVEVLIPLVASRPGADLLFTTPKGERIVHKLYWHHYWTPAVKAAQARGLKKSPRIHDLRHTHASWLIQDGVSLFTVSRRLGHASTRTTEEVYGHLMPQALQDAADAVERSAVVWRG from the coding sequence ATGGCCAGCATTAGAAAACGCACAAAAAAGGACGGTACAACGTCCTTTATGGTCTGCTGGCGGGACCCGGCCAACCGCCAGGAACAAGGCATCACGCTTCCCACGGAATCCGAAGCGATTACCCTGAAGCGCCTCCTTGATGCCAACAACCAATCCTTTGAGATCGCCCAGCATGCGATGCTCGCGAACCAGACCAAAGCCCCCACCGTCGCCGCCGTGATCCAAGAGCACATCGACCTTCTGGTCCGGCCCTCCGTTGGTACCGTCCACACGTATCAGACCATGCTGAAGCTGCACATCGCGGACGTGATTGGCCATATTCCGGTGGACAAGCTCGACTACCGGCATTTGACCTACTGGATGAAGACGATGCAGACCAAAGGCCGCTCGGCGAAAACCATCAAGAACAACCATGGCTTGATTTTCTCGGCGATGGAGACGGCGGTCCGTCTTGGCTACCGGAAGGATAATCCGTGCCGGGGCGTCCAGTTGCCGTCTGGCGAAAAGGCAGAGGATGAGACCAGGTTCCTGACGCATGCGGAGTTCGGCCTGATCCTGGAATGCATGGGGGAGCGCTACAAGGCCTTCACGGAGTTCCTCGTCATGACCGGTACCCGTTTTGGCGAGGCCACGGCCGTGACGGTGGCGGATGTGGACCTGATGTCCAGGCCGGCAACGATGCGGATCAATAAGGCCTGGAAACGCGGGTCCGAGTCCGAGTACTACATTGGTGCCACCAAGACAGGGGCCGGGAAGAGGACGGTTTCTTTGAATCCTCACTTGGTGGAAGTCCTTATTCCGCTGGTGGCCAGCCGGCCAGGCGCGGATCTTCTGTTCACCACGCCCAAGGGCGAGCGCATTGTCCACAAGCTGTATTGGCACCACTACTGGACTCCCGCTGTGAAAGCGGCCCAGGCGCGTGGACTGAAGAAGTCGCCTCGGATCCACGACCTGCGTCACACCCATGCGTCCTGGCTGATCCAGGACGGCGTCTCGCTTTTCACTGTCTCCCGCCGTCTGGGGCACGCATCCACGCGAACCACCGAGGAGGTGTATGGCCACCTGATGCCGCAGGCGCTCCAGGATGCCGCCGACGCCGTCGAGCGTTCCGCGGTTGTGTGGCGTGGATAG
- a CDS encoding response regulator, giving the protein MSEQTESNPTSKPARRVVVAEDETLIRLDIIEILRGEGYDVVGEADNGEKAVQLAEELKPDLVLMDVKMPVMDGISAAEKIVKARIAPVVLLTAFSQKELVERARDAGAMAYVVKPFTPADLIPALEIALSRHEEIKALEAEVTDLQEQFATRKLVERAKSLLTTKMGLTEPEAFRWIQKTSMDRRLSMREVAETIINQVN; this is encoded by the coding sequence GTGTCAGAACAGACGGAGTCAAACCCCACGTCCAAGCCGGCGCGCCGCGTGGTTGTCGCCGAGGATGAAACCCTTATCCGGCTCGACATCATCGAGATCCTGCGGGGCGAAGGTTACGACGTCGTCGGTGAGGCGGACAACGGTGAGAAGGCTGTGCAGCTCGCGGAGGAGCTCAAGCCGGACCTGGTTCTGATGGACGTGAAGATGCCGGTCATGGACGGCATCTCCGCCGCCGAGAAGATCGTCAAAGCCCGGATCGCCCCCGTCGTCCTGCTCACCGCGTTCAGCCAGAAGGAACTGGTCGAGCGCGCCCGCGACGCCGGCGCCATGGCTTACGTCGTCAAGCCGTTCACCCCCGCAGACCTCATCCCCGCGCTGGAAATCGCACTCTCCCGCCACGAGGAGATCAAGGCCCTCGAAGCCGAGGTGACCGACCTGCAGGAGCAGTTCGCCACCCGGAAGCTCGTGGAGCGCGCCAAGAGCCTCCTGACCACCAAGATGGGCCTCACGGAGCCGGAAGCGTTCCGCTGGATCCAGAAGACCTCGATGGACCGCCGCCTGAGCATGCGCGAGGTCGCCGAGACCATCATCAACCAGGTCAACTAG